The Blastomonas fulva genome contains a region encoding:
- a CDS encoding BrnT family toxin — MMGPALKFDWDDDKASSNVAKHGIGFEYAVRVFLDADRVDFDVSRSEDGEERRKTVGMIEQRLFAVVYTERPNSIRIISARRCNGKEQRRYGTFQA; from the coding sequence ATGATGGGGCCGGCGCTGAAATTCGACTGGGACGATGACAAGGCGTCATCGAATGTCGCCAAGCACGGCATCGGCTTCGAATATGCAGTGCGCGTCTTTCTCGATGCGGATCGCGTGGATTTCGACGTGTCACGCAGCGAGGATGGCGAAGAGCGCCGCAAGACCGTGGGCATGATCGAGCAGCGACTGTTCGCGGTGGTGTATACCGAGCGGCCAAACTCGATCCGCATCATCTCCGCAAGGCGCTGCAATGGAAAGGAACAAAGACGATATGGCACGTTTCAAGCTTGA
- a CDS encoding succinate dehydrogenase iron-sulfur subunit, with translation MATFTLPANSKITGKGQAFQAKTGGRTKKFKVYRYDPDSGENPRYDTFDIDLDDCGPMVLDALIKMKSEQDSTLTFRRSCREGICGSCSMNINGRNGLACTTAIEDCKGEVRITPLPHMDVIKDLVPDFSHFYAQYASIRPWLQTVTPVPSGKERLQSPADRAKLDGLYECILCACCSTSCPSYWWNSDKFLGPAILLQAYRWLADSRDEMTGERLDELEDPFRLYRCHTIMNCANVCPKGLNPARAIAEIKKMQVERHV, from the coding sequence ATGGCTACCTTTACGCTTCCGGCGAACAGCAAGATCACTGGCAAGGGCCAGGCGTTTCAGGCGAAGACCGGGGGCCGGACCAAGAAATTCAAGGTCTATCGCTATGATCCCGACAGCGGCGAGAACCCGCGTTACGACACGTTCGACATCGATCTGGACGATTGCGGCCCGATGGTGCTCGACGCGCTGATCAAGATGAAGTCCGAGCAGGACTCGACGCTGACCTTCCGCCGCTCGTGCCGGGAGGGGATCTGCGGCTCGTGCTCGATGAACATCAACGGCCGCAATGGCCTGGCCTGCACCACCGCGATCGAGGATTGCAAGGGCGAGGTGCGCATCACCCCGCTGCCGCACATGGACGTGATCAAGGATCTGGTCCCCGATTTCAGCCATTTCTACGCGCAGTATGCCTCGATCCGCCCCTGGCTGCAGACCGTGACGCCGGTGCCCTCGGGCAAGGAGCGGCTGCAGTCGCCCGCCGACCGCGCCAAGCTCGACGGCCTTTACGAGTGCATCCTGTGCGCGTGCTGCTCGACCAGCTGCCCGAGCTACTGGTGGAACTCGGACAAGTTCCTGGGCCCCGCCATCCTGCTGCAGGCCTATCGCTGGCTCGCCGACAGCCGCGACGAGATGACCGGTGAGCGGCTCGACGAGCTGGAAGATCCCTTCCGCCTCTATCGGTGCCACACGATCATGAACTGCGCCAACGTCTGCCCCAAGGGCCTCAACCCCGCGCGCGCGATCGCCGAGATCAAGAAGATGCAGGTCGAACGGCACGTCTGA
- a CDS encoding response regulator transcription factor: MRIAIADDDGESLVYLEHIIAGMGHICARFNDGERLAAALLRDTFDLVMLDWNMPGKNGLQIIQWMRQTLDNPPPVIMLTGRTAKRDITEALNAGADDYITKPEEDSVIAARIAAVLRRTSASASMDKVAEFGAYRLDRMAQTIRHLGLEITLTAKEFELADLLFRNRDRTLSRAYIMETIWRTSADLATRTLDMHISRVRSKLALKPENGFRIFTVFGYGYRLETIDPAKDLSASE; this comes from the coding sequence ATGCGCATCGCAATAGCCGATGATGATGGCGAGAGCCTTGTCTATCTGGAACACATCATAGCGGGCATGGGCCATATCTGCGCCCGCTTCAACGATGGCGAAAGACTGGCGGCGGCGTTGTTGCGGGACACGTTCGATCTGGTGATGCTGGACTGGAACATGCCGGGCAAGAACGGTCTGCAGATCATCCAGTGGATGCGGCAGACGCTGGACAACCCACCCCCCGTCATCATGTTGACTGGTCGCACCGCCAAGCGCGACATCACCGAGGCGCTCAACGCCGGCGCGGACGACTATATCACCAAGCCCGAGGAAGACAGCGTCATCGCCGCGCGCATCGCAGCGGTGCTGCGGCGGACCAGCGCCAGCGCGAGCATGGACAAGGTGGCGGAATTCGGCGCCTACCGGCTGGATCGGATGGCGCAGACGATCCGCCATCTGGGTCTCGAGATCACGCTGACCGCCAAGGAATTCGAGCTTGCGGACCTCTTGTTCCGCAACCGCGACCGCACGCTGTCGCGCGCCTATATCATGGAAACGATCTGGCGGACGAGCGCGGACCTCGCCACCCGCACGCTCGACATGCACATCTCGCGCGTCCGCTCCAAGCTGGCGCTGAAGCCCGAGAACGGGTTTCGCATCTTCACGGTTTTCGGCTATGGCTATCGTCTCGAAACGATAGACCCGGCCAAGGACCTTTCAGCCTCCGAATGA
- a CDS encoding PaaI family thioesterase produces the protein MSVMQRADGTVVVRTVPGHLQGNLADNVHGGAILTQVDISMFVCARLNGSLREGPGVTLDLSTHFVGAGKVGVPMDCEVEIIKETGRMLFLRGLVKQQGISICAYTGTIRKMPGRKIGARSGSPS, from the coding sequence ATGTCGGTGATGCAACGCGCGGACGGCACCGTCGTCGTGCGCACCGTCCCCGGCCACCTGCAAGGCAACCTTGCCGACAACGTCCATGGCGGCGCGATCCTGACCCAGGTGGATATCTCGATGTTCGTCTGCGCACGGCTCAACGGATCGCTGCGCGAAGGCCCGGGCGTGACGCTTGACCTCAGCACACACTTCGTGGGCGCCGGCAAGGTGGGCGTACCGATGGACTGCGAGGTCGAGATCATCAAGGAAACCGGGCGGATGCTGTTCCTGCGCGGACTGGTCAAGCAGCAGGGCATCAGCATCTGCGCTTATACCGGCACGATCCGCAAGATGCCGGGTCGCAAGATCGGTGCACGCAGCGGATCACCGTCATGA
- a CDS encoding Rne/Rng family ribonuclease, producing the protein MTTRMLIDARHQEETRVAVLKGNRIEEFDFESAEHKQIKGNIYLAKVTRVEPSLQAAFVDYGGNRHGFLAFSEIHPDYYQIPREDKIALLAEEARHAKEEADALAAEEEADDAAGHGEDTDYNDGLSDDGLIEADDEPIVAETLSGDSDGESEGEGDSESDSEGENAEDARESDGEGNGNGRNSGRRKRRDGRGGKAKASDEARTNRMALRRRYKIQDVIQRRQVMLVQVVKEERGNKGAALTTYLSLAGRYCVLMPNSAHGGGISRKISNASDRKRLKTIIAEMKLPTTMGCIVRTAGLSRTKPEIKRDFDYLARLWDEIREKTLKASAPEIIHSDSDLIKRAIRDIYNRDIEEVLVEGEAGYRAAKDFMKLLMPSHARRVKSYADPVPMFQRYGAEDQLSAMYEPVVQLKSGGYLVINPTEALVSIDINSGRSTKEHGIEQTALSTNLEAAREIARQLRLRDMAGLVVIDFIDMEYGNNVRKVEKAMRDALKSDRARIQVGRISGFGLMEMSRQRLRTGVLEASTRTCPHCDGTGLVRTASSAGLSALRLLEEEAARGHGSLITLRTSQEASIYVLNNKRRDLAEIEERFGVRIEILPNGENEGAKMEVTASGPRPEKTVTFQPIIDDDDDEEIEDEIDEIEEEEEAAPRRGRGDRGNRGNRGDRGDRSERGERADRPERADRPERADGEERTERAPSQRTAEEGEGGRSKRRRRRRGKRGKRDGDTALDENGQPVQTEASYDNGNEADFASEAGAEATGETDDQREDTGTDDATTATDDGGEAKPRRARRGRRGGRARKGGEGDTGGDAADEASSDAEAGGASADEAAPMIEASPANADVAIADAAPETEDAAEAPAEKPKPKRKSRAKKPAAEAEAATEVAAEPEAAAASEADTEAAPEAEAKPKPKRAPRKKAAPKAEAPSEAVTDTAPAAKAADDADAQPVAQAAPAAGQPAAESNEPTRRGWWQRTFGN; encoded by the coding sequence ATGACAACGCGCATGTTGATCGATGCGCGCCACCAGGAAGAAACCCGGGTGGCGGTGCTCAAGGGAAACCGGATTGAGGAATTCGATTTCGAATCTGCCGAACACAAGCAGATCAAGGGCAATATCTACCTTGCCAAGGTAACACGGGTCGAACCTTCGCTGCAGGCAGCGTTCGTCGACTATGGCGGCAACCGCCACGGCTTCCTCGCCTTTTCCGAAATCCATCCCGACTACTATCAGATTCCGCGCGAGGACAAGATTGCCCTGCTCGCGGAAGAAGCCCGTCACGCCAAGGAAGAAGCCGACGCGCTTGCTGCCGAGGAAGAGGCCGATGATGCCGCGGGTCATGGCGAGGACACCGACTACAATGACGGCCTGTCCGACGACGGCCTGATCGAAGCCGATGACGAGCCCATCGTCGCCGAAACCCTGTCGGGTGACAGCGATGGCGAGAGCGAAGGCGAAGGCGACAGCGAGTCCGACTCCGAAGGCGAAAACGCCGAGGACGCGCGCGAGAGCGATGGCGAAGGCAACGGCAACGGCCGCAATTCGGGTCGCCGCAAGCGTCGCGATGGCCGTGGCGGCAAGGCCAAGGCCAGCGACGAGGCGCGCACCAACCGCATGGCGCTGCGTCGCCGCTACAAGATCCAGGACGTCATCCAGCGTCGCCAGGTGATGCTGGTGCAGGTCGTCAAGGAAGAACGCGGCAACAAGGGCGCCGCGCTCACCACCTATCTCTCGCTCGCAGGCCGCTATTGCGTGCTCATGCCCAACAGCGCGCACGGCGGCGGCATCAGCCGCAAGATCTCGAACGCGTCGGACCGCAAGCGTCTGAAGACAATCATCGCCGAGATGAAGCTGCCCACCACGATGGGCTGCATCGTGCGCACCGCCGGCCTTTCGCGCACCAAGCCCGAGATCAAGCGCGACTTCGACTATCTCGCACGCCTGTGGGACGAAATCCGCGAAAAGACGCTGAAGGCGTCGGCGCCCGAGATCATCCACTCGGACAGCGATCTGATCAAGCGCGCGATCCGCGACATCTACAACCGGGATATCGAGGAAGTGCTGGTCGAAGGCGAAGCGGGGTACCGCGCCGCCAAGGACTTCATGAAGCTGCTGATGCCCAGCCATGCGCGCCGGGTGAAGAGCTATGCCGACCCGGTGCCGATGTTCCAGCGTTACGGCGCCGAGGACCAGCTGTCGGCGATGTACGAACCGGTCGTCCAGCTCAAATCGGGCGGCTATCTGGTGATCAACCCGACCGAAGCGCTCGTTTCGATCGACATCAACTCGGGCCGTTCCACCAAGGAACACGGCATCGAGCAGACCGCGCTCAGCACCAACCTCGAGGCCGCTCGCGAAATCGCCCGTCAGTTGCGCCTGCGCGACATGGCTGGCCTTGTCGTCATCGATTTCATCGACATGGAATATGGCAACAACGTCCGCAAGGTCGAGAAGGCCATGCGCGATGCGCTGAAGAGCGACCGTGCGCGCATCCAGGTCGGGCGCATCTCGGGCTTCGGCCTGATGGAAATGAGCCGCCAGCGCCTGCGCACCGGCGTGCTCGAGGCATCGACCCGCACCTGCCCGCATTGCGACGGCACCGGCCTGGTGCGGACCGCATCGTCGGCGGGCCTGTCGGCGCTGCGTCTGCTGGAAGAAGAGGCCGCGCGCGGCCATGGCAGCCTGATCACGCTGCGCACCAGCCAGGAAGCATCGATCTACGTGCTCAACAACAAGCGCCGCGATCTCGCCGAGATCGAGGAACGCTTCGGCGTGCGCATCGAAATTCTGCCCAATGGGGAGAATGAAGGCGCGAAGATGGAAGTCACCGCCAGCGGCCCGCGTCCGGAAAAGACCGTCACCTTCCAGCCGATCATCGATGACGATGACGACGAGGAAATCGAAGACGAGATCGACGAGATCGAGGAAGAGGAAGAAGCAGCGCCGCGGCGCGGCCGGGGTGATCGCGGAAATCGCGGCAACCGTGGCGATCGTGGCGACCGCTCCGAGCGTGGCGAGCGGGCAGACCGTCCGGAACGTGCTGATCGCCCCGAACGCGCAGATGGCGAAGAGCGGACCGAACGCGCGCCTTCGCAGCGCACGGCCGAGGAAGGCGAAGGCGGTCGCTCCAAGCGGCGCCGCCGCCGTCGCGGCAAGCGCGGCAAGCGCGATGGCGACACCGCTCTCGACGAGAACGGCCAGCCGGTTCAGACCGAAGCCTCATACGACAATGGCAACGAGGCGGATTTCGCCAGCGAAGCCGGCGCCGAGGCAACGGGTGAAACCGACGACCAGCGCGAAGACACCGGCACAGACGACGCGACCACTGCCACGGACGATGGCGGCGAAGCGAAGCCCCGCCGTGCGCGGCGCGGTCGTCGCGGTGGTCGTGCCCGCAAGGGCGGCGAAGGTGATACGGGCGGCGATGCAGCGGACGAGGCATCGAGCGATGCCGAAGCCGGCGGTGCATCGGCCGACGAGGCTGCACCCATGATCGAAGCGTCACCGGCCAATGCCGATGTCGCGATCGCGGATGCTGCACCCGAGACCGAAGACGCCGCTGAAGCGCCTGCCGAGAAGCCCAAGCCCAAGCGCAAGTCTCGCGCCAAGAAGCCGGCAGCCGAAGCAGAAGCTGCGACCGAGGTTGCCGCAGAGCCCGAAGCTGCTGCAGCATCCGAGGCCGACACGGAAGCGGCACCGGAAGCTGAAGCCAAGCCCAAGCCCAAGCGCGCACCCCGCAAAAAGGCTGCGCCCAAGGCCGAAGCGCCGTCCGAAGCGGTGACAGACACCGCACCTGCGGCCAAGGCTGCGGATGATGCGGACGCACAGCCGGTAGCTCAGGCGGCTCCTGCGGCAGGCCAGCCCGCTGCGGAAAGCAACGAGCCGACGCGTCGCGGCTGGTGGCAGCGCACCTTCGGCAACTGA
- a CDS encoding FecR domain-containing protein: MTLRASLTCCLLFLVALVCGAALAPDRALAQQPGGDDAITYTVRKGDTLITLGRAWLIREGDWKQVQRINRVADPHRLPVARKLILPVRLLKFRPASASVAAFRGDARSAAGGGGLQAVTMGQSLGEGARVVTGPASSLSLALSDGSVITLPSNSALQIARLRKLLITDSIDYELALESGGVRSRVSPFRNRDDRFRLRNPIAVSAVRGTDFRTHYDAQQGQARAELIEGGLAISGPAKTADTRLVAEFGAVIGKSGGILVEQLLPPPALATGGGKQRNPMLAFSVEAVPGARAYRLQIARDSGFVDIVGDVSSPSPAFVTDALPNGNYFARFTAIATSGLEGMPGTFTFKRRLATATQGAAAGEDGYVFRWIGTGDGLRRYHFQLRTQDTPNLVVDEAGLTGSSIILGDLPPGRYMWRVGTTTFTPEETDIDWTEFESFSIDE, encoded by the coding sequence ATGACCCTGCGCGCATCGCTGACATGCTGCCTGCTGTTCCTCGTTGCGCTGGTCTGCGGTGCTGCGTTGGCCCCCGATCGCGCGCTGGCGCAACAGCCGGGGGGCGATGATGCGATCACCTATACCGTGCGCAAGGGCGATACGCTGATCACGCTGGGCCGTGCCTGGTTGATCCGCGAGGGCGACTGGAAGCAGGTGCAGCGGATCAACCGCGTCGCCGATCCGCACCGGCTGCCTGTCGCGCGCAAGCTGATCCTTCCCGTCCGGCTGCTCAAGTTCCGCCCCGCATCGGCCAGCGTTGCCGCGTTTCGCGGGGATGCGCGCTCGGCGGCAGGCGGCGGCGGATTGCAGGCTGTGACGATGGGGCAGAGCCTGGGCGAAGGCGCGCGCGTGGTCACCGGCCCCGCCTCCTCGCTGTCGCTGGCGCTGAGCGATGGCTCGGTGATCACCCTGCCATCCAACAGTGCCTTGCAGATCGCACGGCTGCGCAAGCTGCTGATCACCGACAGCATCGATTACGAACTGGCGCTGGAAAGCGGCGGGGTGCGCAGCCGGGTTTCGCCGTTCCGCAACCGCGACGACCGCTTCCGCCTGCGCAACCCGATCGCGGTGTCCGCGGTGCGCGGCACCGATTTTCGCACCCATTATGACGCGCAACAGGGCCAGGCCCGCGCCGAGCTGATCGAGGGCGGACTGGCGATCAGTGGCCCGGCCAAGACTGCCGACACCCGCCTGGTAGCAGAGTTCGGCGCGGTGATCGGCAAGAGCGGCGGCATACTGGTCGAACAGTTGCTGCCTCCACCCGCGTTGGCGACAGGCGGCGGCAAGCAGCGCAACCCAATGCTGGCGTTCTCGGTCGAGGCGGTCCCCGGCGCGCGGGCCTATCGCCTGCAGATCGCGCGCGACAGCGGCTTTGTCGATATCGTCGGCGACGTGTCCAGCCCCTCGCCTGCATTCGTGACAGACGCGCTGCCCAACGGCAATTACTTCGCGCGGTTCACCGCGATCGCGACGTCCGGGCTCGAAGGGATGCCCGGCACGTTCACCTTCAAGCGCCGCCTGGCAACCGCGACCCAGGGTGCCGCCGCGGGCGAGGACGGCTATGTCTTTCGCTGGATCGGCACCGGCGATGGCCTGCGCCGCTATCATTTCCAGCTGCGCACGCAGGACACACCCAATCTCGTCGTCGACGAGGCCGGGCTGACCGGATCGTCGATCATCCTGGGCGATCTGCCGCCGGGCCGGTACATGTGGCGCGTCGGCACCACGACCTTCACGCCCGAAGAGACCGATATCGACTGGACCGAGTTCGAGAGCTTCTCCATCGATGAATAA
- the zapE gene encoding cell division protein ZapE, producing MTGTLARYDALVTAGELRPDPDQRAAAVRLQAMQDALQAVPPRGSLLWRLMAMQPQPQPVRGLYMFGGVGRGKSMLMDLFYESVDIQRKIRVHFHEFMQDIHARLRVERDKMQGDPIPPVAKQFSDNYRLIAFDEMVVNNSADAMIMSRLFTAIIESGVTVVATSNRPPDDLYKDGLNREHFLPFIALINQRLDVQSLNGPTDYRLERLSGTNTWHVPNGPAATAALREAFFRMTDYSPDDAAHVPSGEVAISGGRSIHVPKSLKGVAVFSFKKLCTEARGAPDYLAIARRYHTVFLVGIPQLGPENRNEAARFVTLIDALYEMKVKLIASADAEPMDLYSSGDGRFEFDRTISRLMEMQSDSYLALGHGERAGAG from the coding sequence ATGACCGGCACGCTCGCCCGCTATGACGCGCTGGTCACCGCAGGCGAACTGCGTCCCGATCCCGACCAGCGCGCCGCCGCGGTACGATTGCAGGCAATGCAGGATGCGCTACAGGCCGTGCCGCCGCGTGGATCGCTGCTGTGGCGACTGATGGCGATGCAGCCCCAGCCGCAGCCGGTGCGCGGGCTCTACATGTTCGGCGGCGTCGGGCGCGGCAAATCGATGCTGATGGACCTGTTCTACGAATCGGTCGATATCCAGCGCAAGATCCGCGTCCACTTTCACGAGTTCATGCAGGACATCCACGCGCGGCTGCGGGTCGAGCGCGACAAGATGCAGGGCGATCCGATCCCGCCAGTGGCAAAACAGTTCAGCGACAATTACCGGCTGATCGCGTTCGACGAGATGGTGGTCAACAACTCTGCGGACGCCATGATCATGTCGCGGCTGTTCACCGCGATCATCGAATCGGGCGTCACCGTTGTCGCCACCTCCAACCGCCCGCCGGACGACCTCTACAAGGACGGGCTCAACCGCGAGCATTTCCTGCCCTTCATCGCGCTCATCAACCAGCGGCTCGACGTGCAATCCTTGAACGGCCCGACCGACTACCGGCTCGAGCGCCTTTCGGGCACCAATACCTGGCACGTCCCCAACGGCCCCGCCGCCACAGCTGCCCTGCGCGAAGCCTTCTTCCGGATGACCGATTACTCGCCCGATGATGCCGCGCACGTGCCCAGCGGCGAGGTTGCGATCAGCGGCGGGCGCAGCATCCACGTGCCCAAGTCGCTGAAGGGCGTTGCGGTATTCTCGTTCAAGAAGCTCTGCACCGAAGCCCGCGGCGCGCCCGACTATCTCGCCATCGCGCGGCGCTACCACACCGTGTTCCTGGTCGGCATTCCGCAACTCGGCCCCGAAAACCGCAACGAGGCCGCGCGCTTCGTGACGCTGATCGACGCGCTCTACGAGATGAAGGTCAAGCTGATCGCGTCTGCCGATGCCGAGCCGATGGACCTTTATTCGAGCGGCGACGGAAGGTTCGAGTTCGATCGCACGATCTCGCGGCTGATGGAAATGCAGTCGGACAGCTACCTCGCGCTGGGGCACGGCGAGCGGGCTGGGGCGGGGTAG
- a CDS encoding phosphoribosylglycinamide synthetase, giving the protein MTQYPAPLTIDAKTRETLKVLFLAKHALGDGSLHPEDGNHAVYHNEVRTILEGLFDNLQVGNQYAMLFDPPEVDFVFSLLNRGGFVNSEMLVPLLCNRRNLPYLGGSPILRGLSDDKHLSKLVARARGLPTADWAIYRKGGPVDEKLCPMAERMVIKPNASSASWGVRDAGDWAGVRDAVAAIHEEGHDAIVEPFLTGSDVEVPVVTIHGKPVILPMMLFEQADPTHLRTYWEKRDLVERASKYELVDFDGSPFEAAIAGHTANLAQEFVPFDYGRYEFRLDQDKGELNFLEVNLNCNLWSQKVFGRSAVRAGWTQEQLIETIVAESLRSHGLMG; this is encoded by the coding sequence GTGACCCAATACCCTGCCCCGCTCACCATCGATGCCAAGACGCGCGAAACGCTGAAGGTCCTGTTCCTCGCCAAGCATGCGCTGGGCGATGGCTCGCTACACCCCGAGGACGGCAACCACGCGGTCTACCACAACGAGGTGCGCACCATCCTGGAAGGGCTATTCGACAACCTGCAGGTGGGCAACCAGTACGCGATGCTGTTCGATCCGCCTGAGGTCGACTTTGTCTTCTCGCTGCTCAACCGCGGCGGGTTCGTCAATTCCGAGATGCTGGTGCCCTTGCTTTGCAACCGCAGGAACCTGCCCTATCTCGGCGGCAGCCCGATCCTGCGCGGCCTGTCCGATGACAAGCATCTCTCCAAGCTGGTGGCGCGCGCGCGCGGCCTGCCGACGGCGGACTGGGCGATCTATCGCAAGGGCGGCCCGGTCGACGAGAAGCTCTGCCCGATGGCCGAGCGCATGGTGATCAAGCCCAACGCCTCGTCGGCGAGCTGGGGCGTGCGCGACGCGGGCGACTGGGCCGGCGTGCGCGACGCGGTGGCCGCGATCCACGAGGAAGGCCATGACGCGATCGTCGAGCCGTTCCTTACCGGCAGCGATGTCGAGGTGCCGGTGGTGACCATCCACGGCAAACCCGTGATCCTGCCGATGATGCTGTTCGAGCAGGCCGATCCGACCCATCTGCGCACCTATTGGGAAAAGCGCGATCTGGTCGAACGTGCCAGCAAGTACGAACTGGTCGACTTCGATGGTTCGCCCTTCGAGGCCGCCATCGCCGGGCACACCGCCAACCTCGCGCAGGAGTTCGTGCCGTTCGACTATGGCCGCTACGAGTTTCGGCTGGACCAGGACAAGGGCGAACTCAACTTCCTCGAGGTCAACCTCAACTGCAACCTGTGGTCGCAAAAGGTCTTCGGCCGCTCCGCCGTCCGCGCCGGATGGACCCAGGAACAGCTGATCGAGACGATCGTCGCAGAGAGCCTGCGGAGCCATGGGCTGATGGGGTAA
- a CDS encoding helix-turn-helix domain-containing protein, with translation MARFKLDPAHPPVLDADTAARLDAMTDADLTAQALSDPDNLPLTEEELARLASARRVRSVRARTGLSQQRFADTYRINIARLRDLEQGRTRADSALLAYLAVIEGEPEAVLRALG, from the coding sequence ATGGCACGTTTCAAGCTTGATCCTGCGCACCCACCCGTTCTGGATGCCGACACGGCAGCGCGGCTTGATGCGATGACCGATGCCGATCTGACCGCACAGGCGCTGAGCGACCCGGACAATCTGCCACTCACGGAAGAGGAGCTTGCACGGCTGGCATCCGCGCGCAGGGTGCGGTCGGTCCGCGCGCGGACAGGGCTCAGCCAGCAACGCTTTGCTGACACCTACAGGATCAACATCGCCCGGCTGCGCGATCTCGAACAGGGACGAACGCGCGCCGACAGCGCGTTGCTTGCCTATCTTGCGGTGATCGAGGGAGAGCCTGAGGCGGTGTTGCGCGCCTTGGGGTGA
- the amaB gene encoding L-piperidine-6-carboxylate dehydrogenase, with amino-acid sequence MKISADHLQELAATLGFAIPQGAIDVFSPVDGARVAGFDSADSVTAGDIAERAAAAFRQWRTVPGPRRGELVRRLGEELRRHKAELGMLVTLDCGKPLSEGLGEVQEMIDICDFAVGLSRQLHGLTIASERPGHRMSETWHPLGPVTIITAFNFPVAVWAWNAALALVCGDSVVWKPSEKTPLTAIAVQALFDRVAADFGPDAPEGLAQLVLGDAKAGAALVDHPAIALVSATGSTAMGRIVGQAAAKRFARSLLELGGNNATVVAPSADMDLALTGCAFGFMGTTGQRCTSLRRLFVERGTYDAFVPRIISAASRLPIGDPRDPAHLAGPLIDEASFAAMQAALADARALGATVHGGERIDGPGEGVYVRPAVVEMPAQTGPMLRETFAPILYCLRYDTLDEATALNNAATQGLSSSIFTNDLREAEAFVAAAGSDCGIANVNIGTSGAEIGGAFGGEKETGGGRESGSDSWKAYMRRQTSTVNYSHALPLAQGVAFEL; translated from the coding sequence ATGAAAATCAGCGCAGACCATCTGCAAGAGCTCGCCGCCACGCTTGGCTTTGCGATTCCGCAAGGTGCCATCGATGTGTTCAGCCCCGTCGACGGCGCGCGGGTGGCCGGGTTCGATTCTGCCGATTCCGTTACGGCGGGCGATATCGCGGAGCGCGCTGCTGCTGCGTTTCGCCAGTGGCGCACGGTCCCCGGCCCGCGCCGGGGCGAGTTGGTGCGCAGGCTCGGCGAGGAACTGCGCCGCCACAAGGCAGAGCTCGGCATGCTGGTGACGCTCGATTGCGGCAAGCCCTTGTCCGAAGGGCTGGGCGAGGTGCAGGAGATGATCGACATCTGCGATTTCGCAGTCGGACTGTCGCGGCAGCTGCACGGTCTCACCATCGCCAGCGAACGCCCTGGCCACCGGATGAGCGAGACCTGGCACCCGCTGGGGCCGGTGACGATCATCACCGCGTTCAACTTCCCGGTTGCGGTCTGGGCCTGGAACGCCGCGCTGGCGCTGGTCTGCGGCGACAGCGTGGTGTGGAAGCCTTCGGAAAAGACCCCGCTGACCGCGATCGCGGTGCAGGCGCTGTTCGACCGTGTGGCAGCGGACTTCGGTCCGGACGCGCCCGAGGGGCTGGCCCAGCTCGTTCTGGGCGATGCGAAGGCGGGTGCAGCCTTGGTCGATCACCCGGCGATTGCGCTCGTCTCGGCCACCGGCAGCACCGCGATGGGGCGGATCGTGGGGCAGGCGGCGGCGAAGCGCTTTGCGCGCAGCCTGCTCGAGCTCGGCGGCAACAACGCGACGGTGGTTGCGCCGAGCGCCGACATGGACCTCGCGCTCACCGGCTGTGCGTTCGGCTTCATGGGAACGACGGGCCAGCGCTGCACCTCGCTCAGGCGGCTGTTCGTCGAGCGCGGAACATACGACGCGTTCGTGCCGCGGATCATCTCGGCAGCATCGCGGCTGCCGATCGGCGATCCGCGCGATCCGGCGCATCTGGCAGGACCGCTGATAGACGAGGCGTCGTTTGCAGCGATGCAGGCGGCGCTCGCCGATGCCCGCGCGCTGGGGGCAACGGTGCACGGCGGCGAGCGGATCGATGGACCGGGAGAGGGCGTGTACGTCCGCCCGGCGGTTGTCGAGATGCCCGCGCAGACCGGCCCGATGCTGCGCGAAACCTTCGCGCCGATCCTCTATTGCCTGCGCTACGACACGCTGGACGAGGCGACCGCGCTCAACAATGCCGCAACGCAGGGCCTGTCGTCGTCGATCTTCACCAACGACCTGCGCGAGGCCGAAGCGTTCGTCGCCGCAGCGGGCAGCGATTGCGGAATCGCCAACGTCAACATCGGTACTTCGGGCGCGGAAATCGGCGGCGCATTCGGCGGCGAAAAGGAAACCGGCGGCGGCCGCGAGTCCGGATCGGACAGCTGGAAGGCCTATATGCGTCGCCAGACCAGCACGGTGAACTATTCGCACGCGTTGCCGCTCGCGCAGGGGGTGGCGTTTGAGCTGTGA